A stretch of DNA from Maridesulfovibrio bastinii DSM 16055:
CTATCGGTTTTATTTCACGTGCCGACCTCAGCCATTCCCTTTGGATAAGGGTATCCAGTGACCCGGAAGGGTTTTCAGGCATAAGGGCATCATCTTCTGTTTTTCCTGGGTATTCGTTCTGGTCAGCACTGCATGCCGGAATATTTATGATGAAAATTGCATTTGAATCTTCAGTCAAAAAGTTTAGTTCTCCATCCATTTTTTTTATCAGCCGGTAGGTGAGTGGAATCCCTATGGACATTCCACCATCCTCAAAGGGAGTGAAAATTCTCTCAGGATCAATGCAGTTGTCATCCACATAAGGTGTACTGAATCTTAATTCCAGAAAATCGCCGTGTTTTTCAGCCTGTATATCCAGTCTGCTTCCTTCAGGTATATTTTTGGTACTGCCGAGAATCATGTTTATGAAAATCTGGCGCAGCAGGTCAGGATCGGCATAAACATTAGGAAGATCTTCACTGAATTGGGGATAGCATGAAATTTTTCGGTCGGTTATCTGCGGTTCAAGCAGAGCCAGACATTCATCAAGTATTGCCACCGCATTGCACATAACTATTTCAAATTTTATAGGCGAAAGGTAGTTATTGATCCGGTTGAGTATTTTTTCAAGCCTGTATGATTCCCGTACAATTATATCCGCTTCTTCAAGTTTAGGGAATCTGTCCTGCAACCTTCTGGCAAATCCGCCTATGGACATTAAAGGATTACGTATTTCATGGGCAACTTCTGCGGTTATAGCTCCCATTGTTTTTAATTTTTCATCGAGGATCATTTTTTTCTCTAAAAGAACCCTGTCAGTTATGTCTGTAACTGCACAGCGAAAACCATCCTGTCCAGAATCATCGGCAAATTTAGGCAGACTTTGAAAAAGCGCATATACAAATCGGTTATTCTTATGGCGTAATTTTATTATGACCGATAAGGGTGAACCTTTTTTCTGGGAATCAAGTATGGCATTGCTGAGTTTGATTTTATCGTTTTCAGTAACTCTTGAAACAAGCCATCCCTGAGCCAGACATTCTTCCGGAGAGAAACCAAGCATACTTGTACAGGCTCGGTTGGCGGAAGCTATGTTAAGATCGCTGTCTATTTTCAGCAGCATAACAGGAATATTTTGAACCAGCAGTGTGTTCATTTTTTCTGCCTGAAGAACTTTTTTGCGAAGAGCCCTGCGTTCTTCAAACCTTTCCAGAGCCAGATTTAATTCACCCGGAAGCAGAGGTTTTTTAAGATAGTCGTATGCTCCAAGGCGTATGGCTCTGATCATATAGTCAAATGAATCCATGCCCGTAATAAAGATCACTGTCAGTTCCCGGTTATGAGCCAGCATTTTTTCAGCCAGGGCAAGTCCATCCATTTCCGGAA
This window harbors:
- a CDS encoding response regulator — encoded protein: MDRNKGHIALIVDDEQSIRDTLSFFLKDEGYISHAVGRPSEALAYQKKNKVDLALIDVNLPEMDGLALAEKMLAHNRELTVIFITGMDSFDYMIRAIRLGAYDYLKKPLLPGELNLALERFEERRALRKKVLQAEKMNTLLVQNIPVMLLKIDSDLNIASANRACTSMLGFSPEECLAQGWLVSRVTENDKIKLSNAILDSQKKGSPLSVIIKLRHKNNRFVYALFQSLPKFADDSGQDGFRCAVTDITDRVLLEKKMILDEKLKTMGAITAEVAHEIRNPLMSIGGFARRLQDRFPKLEEADIIVRESYRLEKILNRINNYLSPIKFEIVMCNAVAILDECLALLEPQITDRKISCYPQFSEDLPNVYADPDLLRQIFINMILGSTKNIPEGSRLDIQAEKHGDFLELRFSTPYVDDNCIDPERIFTPFEDGGMSIGIPLTYRLIKKMDGELNFLTEDSNAIFIINIPACSADQNEYPGKTEDDALMPENPSGSLDTLIQREWLRSAREIKPIGIVTLEIENSDKLFDDIEEKRCKKIYENIFNELQEILKRAGDFLSTTGIRTFVAVLPGTDKEGAENVAMQMKAKTRETVSSATSTPLTGIEVVTGTASEIPNPEHIPDELLDKAVEEMRKQAEQLQTEKN